The DNA segment TGACGGAAGCCGAACTTCAGGATGCGGGTGTAGCCGCCCGGACGGGTGGCGTAGCGCGGGCCCAGTTCGGTGAACAGCTTGGTGACGATGTCGCGGTCGCGCAGGCGGGCAAAAGCCAGGCGGCGGTTGGCAACGGTGTCCTTCTTGGCCAGCGTGATCAGCGGCTCGACAACCTTGCGCAGTTCCTTGGCCTTGGGCACGGTGGTCTTGATCAGCTCGTGCTGGAACAGCGAGTTGGACATGTTGCGCAGCATCGCGAGGCGGTGCGACGAGGTGCGGTTCAGTTTCCGCAGACCATGACGGTGACGCATGATGATTCCTTTCAGTTAAGTGTTTGACCAGCTCTTCTATCGTCCGATGCGGCTGGACGCGGGCCGGTAGTGATACGAGCCCCGGCGCGAAGCCAGGGCGGTTACTGCGACGCGGGACAAAATGCCCCGCACCACAATTACTTCTCCAGACCTGCAGGCGGCCAGTTCTCGAGCTTCATGCCGAGGGTCAGGCCACGCGAGGCGAGGACTTCCTTGATCTCGTTGAGCGACTTGCGACCCAGGTTCGGGGTCTTGAGCAGTTCGTTCTCGGTACGCTGGATCAGGTCGCCGATGTAGTAGATGTTCTCGGCCTTCAGGCAGTTGGCCGAACGCACCGTCAGCTCCAGGTCGTCGACCGGGCGCAGCAGGATCGGGTCGATCTGCGGCGTGCGGCTCGAAGCAGCCTCGGCGGCCGACTCGGTGCCTTCCAGCGCTGCGAACACGGACAGCTGGTCGACCAGGATGCGGGCCGACTGGCGAATCGCTTCCTCGGGCGAGATCACGCCGTCGGTTTCGATGTTCATCACCAGCTTGTCCAGGTCGGTACGCTGTTCCACGCGAGCGGACTCAACGGCGTACGACACGCGGCGCACCGGCGAGAACGAGGCGTCCAGCACGATACGGCCGATGACCTTGCCCGACTCGTCGCCAAACTTGCGCACGTTGCCCGGCACGTAGCCGCGGCCTTGCTCGACCTTGATCTGCATGTCCAGCTTGCCGCCGGCCGACAGATGGGCGATCACGTGGTTCGGATTGATGATCTCGACGTCGTGCGGCAGCTCGATATCGGCAGCCGTGACAACACCTTCGCCATCCTTGCGCAGCGACACCGTGACTTCATCACGGTTGTGCAGCTTGAACACCACGCCCTTGAGGTTGAGCAGCAGGTTGACGACGTCTTCCTGCACGCCGTCGATGGTGGAATACTCGTGGACCACCCCAGCGATCGTGACTTCGGTCGGGGCATAGCCGACCATCGACGACAGCAGCACGCGACGCAGGGCGTTACCGAGCGTATGGCCGTAGCCGCGCTCGAACGGCTCCATCACGACTTTGGCGTGATGGTCGCCCAGAGGCTCGACGGCAATGATTTTTGGCTTGAGGAGTGCTGTTTGCATTAGGTTGTCCTTTTCAATACCCTCGGCTCGTTACACCGATAAGGCTGACGTTTGGAACCTGAAAATTCCCATCGCAACGATGGGCGAAGCCCGACCGCGCGTAGCGCGCGTCGGGCTGGAAGAGAAGCTTTGCGGAGAACGCAAGCGCTGGGCCGTCTGCTCGCGGATTAACGCGAGTAGAGTTCGACGATCAGGCTTTCGTTGATGTCGCCCGAGATGTCGGTGCGATCCGGAACTTGCTTGAAGGTACCTTCGAACTTCTTCGCATCCACGGCAACCCAGGTCGGGAAGCCCGACTGCTCGGCCAGCGACAGCGATTCGGCGATACGGACTTGCTTCTTCGACTGCTCGCGGATGGCGATGATGTCGCCCGACTTGATCTGGGCCGACGGCACGTTCAGGGTCTGACCGTTCACCAGGATCGCCTTGTGCGAAACCAGCTGGCGCGCTTCAGCGCGGGTCGAGCCAAAGCCCATGCGGTACACCACGTTGTCCAGGCGCGATTCCAGCAGTTGCAGCAGGTTTTCGCCGGTGTTGCCCTTGCGACGGTCGGCTTCGGCGAAGTAACGGCGGAACTGGCGCTCGAGCACGCCGTAGATGCGCTTGACCTTCTGCTTTTCGCGCAGTTGGTTGCCGTAGTCCGAGGTGCGGGCACCCGAGGTGCGGCCATGCTGGCCCGGCTTGCTGTCCAGCTTGCACTTGTCGGCCAGCGAGCGGCGCGAGCTCTTCAGGAACAGGTCGGTGCCTTCACGGCGGGAAAGTTTGGCCTTCGGGCCGGTATAACGTGCCACGTTGTCTTCCTTTGATCGATCACGGCGCCTTCTTGACGCGCCGCGAGTCCGTCAACGCAGTTA comes from the Cupriavidus sp. P-10 genome and includes:
- a CDS encoding DNA-directed RNA polymerase subunit alpha encodes the protein MQTALLKPKIIAVEPLGDHHAKVVMEPFERGYGHTLGNALRRVLLSSMVGYAPTEVTIAGVVHEYSTIDGVQEDVVNLLLNLKGVVFKLHNRDEVTVSLRKDGEGVVTAADIELPHDVEIINPNHVIAHLSAGGKLDMQIKVEQGRGYVPGNVRKFGDESGKVIGRIVLDASFSPVRRVSYAVESARVEQRTDLDKLVMNIETDGVISPEEAIRQSARILVDQLSVFAALEGTESAAEAASSRTPQIDPILLRPVDDLELTVRSANCLKAENIYYIGDLIQRTENELLKTPNLGRKSLNEIKEVLASRGLTLGMKLENWPPAGLEK
- the rpsD gene encoding 30S ribosomal protein S4; the protein is MARYTGPKAKLSRREGTDLFLKSSRRSLADKCKLDSKPGQHGRTSGARTSDYGNQLREKQKVKRIYGVLERQFRRYFAEADRRKGNTGENLLQLLESRLDNVVYRMGFGSTRAEARQLVSHKAILVNGQTLNVPSAQIKSGDIIAIREQSKKQVRIAESLSLAEQSGFPTWVAVDAKKFEGTFKQVPDRTDISGDINESLIVELYSR
- the rplQ gene encoding 50S ribosomal protein L17, producing MRHRHGLRKLNRTSSHRLAMLRNMSNSLFQHELIKTTVPKAKELRKVVEPLITLAKKDTVANRRLAFARLRDRDIVTKLFTELGPRYATRPGGYTRILKFGFRQGDNAPMALVELVDRPEITEAPAEEAAE